From the genome of Hypanus sabinus isolate sHypSab1 chromosome 29, sHypSab1.hap1, whole genome shotgun sequence:
ctgagttgactctctactgtacactagatATGTTATAACTTCACTAAGTTCCGGAGACAGAGTTCAATACAGAACAGATTTATTTGTCTcatatccagaatattaaactccagtcccattaaaggtgaatgtacagcagaagaaactcctcccatgcccagtgaccagggtgcagaattgggtgtggtgagcaacagcaataattgcagagttcaacaATGACAGTCACTgtcaaaattgcattcagcaacgatgatggacaaatatccagcatgcagctcattgaaaccttctcCCCAGCGTGAAACCCGGTAATGTGTCATAAGgttagataactgagtgaatccattcccacattcacagcaggtgaacgtcctctccacagtgtgaactcaATTATGCACATTTGATGGAGATTTATGCACATCTGAAAGAAACTCTTCCCAATGTCTGAGCAGGTAACTTGCCTCTACCAAATGTGAAATCGCTGATGAACCTTCAGCTGAGATGagcgagtgaatcctttcccacagtctgagcatgtcaacagcttctccccagtgtgaactcgctggtgactcagtaggtgggatgagtgagtgaatctcttctcacacactgagcaggtgaacggcctctccccagtgtgaactcgcttgtgtctctgtaggtgggatgacttagtgaacccttcccacagtctgagcaggtgaatggtctctctccagtgtgaattcgctggtgtctctgtaggtgggatgacttagtgaatcccttcccacagtctgagcatgtgaatggcttctctccagtgtgaactcgctggtgtctctgtagatgagatgactgagtgattCCCtttccgcagtctgagcaggtgaatggcctatctcctgtgt
Proteins encoded in this window:
- the LOC132382744 gene encoding zinc finger protein 214-like translates to MAHQQVNTGELPFTSLDCGKGFICSSKLKVQQNVHTRERSVCEKRFTKSSHLQRHQQVHTGERPFPCSDCGKGFTCSSNLKVHQRVHTGDRPFTCSDCGKGITQSSHLQRHQRVHTGEKPFTCSDCGKGFTKSSHLQRHQRIHTGERPFTCSDCGKGSLSHPTYRDTSEFTLGRGRSPAQCVRRDSLTHPTY